The genomic segment CATCATGCGCCTGGTCGGGGCATCCAACCGGTTCATCCAGACCCCGTTCATCCTCGAGGGCGTGTTCGCGGCGCTGCTGGGCTCGGTGCTCGCCAGCGCCGCGGTGATCGCGGGGGTGCATTTCGGCGTGGACAACTACCTCCGGAACAGAGTCGACTTCGTGACGACCTGGGTCGACCTCGGCGAGGCCTGGCTGGTGGTGCCGGTCCTCATCCTCGTCGGCATCGTGCTCGCCGCGCTGTCGGCGGGTTTCGCGATCCGGCGGTGGCTCCGCGCGTGAGGCGAGGCGGTCCGGCCGCGGTAGACTGACAGGCTGCCACGCGGTCCGTGTGGCACGGTCACGAGCCAAGCAACCGGGAACGGAGTCGCCATGCCGAGGGAACGCGGGGAGAAGGTCGTGGCGACCAATCGTCGCGCACGTCACGAGTACGCCATCGAGAAGACGTACGAGGCGGGGCTCGTGCTCACCGGCACCGAGGTCAAGTCACTGCGCGAAGGACGGGCGAACCTGACCGACGGCTACGCGTACATCGATGGCGGCGAGGCGTTCCTGGACGCCGTTCACATCCCCGAATACTCGCAGGGGCACTGGACCAACCACTCCGCCAAGCGCACGCGCAAGCTGCTGCTGCATAAGGACGAGATCATCAAGCTCTCCCACGCCGTCTCGGCGGGCGGCTACACGCTGGTGCCGCTGAAGCTCTACTTCTCGGACGGCCGCGCGAAGGTCGAGATCGCCGTGGCGAAGGGCAAGCGCGAGTTCGAGAAGCGCCAGACCATCCGCGAGCGCGAAGACAAGCGGGAGGCCGAACGGGCGATGCGCACCCGCAACCGCCTGGGGGAGTGAGCCGCACCGTCAGCGAGCGGCGAACCGGGCCTCCACCGCCGCCGAGATGACGATGTCCTCCGGCTGCAGCTGCACCGCCGGTGCGCCGCCGCCCGCATCCGCGGCGAACGACGCCTTCGCGACCATCATGCGCGGTCCCGGTGCCATCTCCGGCCGTTCGGGGCGTCCGAGCAGGCCGAGGTCGGCGATCTCGAGCGCCGCCACGTCGGCCAACCCCAGCGCGCCGGCATAGGCGGCGGCGCGGGCGACGGCGACGCCGACCGCCTCGGTCGCCACGGACCGCTCCACCGACGCCCGGGTCTCGGGCGTGAGCTTCCACTCGATCCAGCCGAGCTGGACGCCCTCACGCTCGGCGACGTCGCCCGCCCACCAGGAGAGCACCGCGAAGTCGGTGAAGGTCACCGAGAAGTCGACCGTGGCGTAGTGCACGGGGGCGAGCCGCCGCCCCTCGTTGCTCCAGGGGCGCTCGGACCAGACGGAGACGCGCTGGCTCGTCCACTCCGCGACGGTTCCGGCGGTCTTGCGGGCCGCGAGGTCGTCGCGGATCGGCTCGGTGAGTGCGGATATCCGCTCGACCACAGCGCCTCGCTCCGGTCCCTCGGCGCGGATGGTGAGGTGCGCGACCGCGCGTTCGGGGGCGATGCGGGTCTCGTGCTCCCCGCGGACGGTGATGACGACGTCGCTCATGTCGCCGACTCTACGCATCGAAGCTCCCCGGTTCGAGAAATCTTCATTCAGCTGCATCCAAACTCCCCGAGCGGCGGGAATCACTTTTCGATGGGCGGCGAACGGCCGCCCCGACGAAGGAGGACCACCGTGCGAAACAAGATTCTCGCGGGCATCGCCGCCGGGGCCGTTGCAGCCCTCGGGTTGATGGTCGCGCCCGCCACCGCCGCCACCGCCGGCGGCGCCCAGCTGTCGGTGCTTCACGGCATCCCCGACACTCCCGTCGACGTCTACGTCAACGGTGACCTGACGATCGACGACTTCCAGCCGGGCGATCTGGCCGGACCCCTCGACCTCCCGGCCGGCGCCTACGAGGTCGTCCTGACCGCGCCCGACGCCACCGACGCCAGCTCCCCGGTCCTCGGACCCGTGAGCGTCACCCTGGAGGCAGGCGTCAACTACACCGCCGTGGCGCACCTCAACGAAGGCGGCGAGCCCACGGTCACGCCCTTCGTCAACGACACCGCCGCCACCGCCGCGGGTGAGGGCCGTCTGACCGTGCGTCACGTCGCGGCCGCACCTGCCGTCGACGTCCTCGCCGGCGGCTCGCCGGTGATCGAGGATCTGACGAACCCCAACGAGGCGACGCTCAACCTCGCCGCCGGCACGATCTCCGCGTCGGTCGCGGCCGCCGGCACCACCGATCCGGTCCTCGGACCCACAGATGTCACGGTCGAAGAGGGCGCTCTCACGATCGTCTACGCGTGGGGCAGCCTCGAGGACGACAACCTGGCCGTCGCTGTCCAGACGATCTCGGGTCTGCACTCGGCTCCTGACGGGGTTCCCTCGGGCAGCGGCGGCCAGCTGGCCGAGCGCGACGCGATGATGCAGTCCCTGTTCGTCTTCGCGGGGCTCGCGATCGCGGCTGCGGTGGCGGGATCCGTCATCGCCGTCCGCGCCCGCGCGAACCGCTGAGGGCGGCCGACATGACGAGGGCGACCGCGGGAGCGCTGACGGCTCTGGCGGTCGTCCTCGTGCTGGCGGGGTGTGGCTCGGGGCAGGCCGAGCCCACCCCGCCGCGGGCGGCACCGACGGTGACGGCGACTCCCACGCCGGCCCCGACATCGACCGTCGACGTGCCGATCGCGGCGGCCACCCAGGCTCCGGTGCGGAATCCCCAGCCCCCGGTGCGGGTGGTCGCCGCCTCCGTCGACGTCGATGTTCCCGTCGTCCCCGTCGGCGTGGAGACCGGCGGGTTCATGGAGCTTCCCGTCGATCCCGCGATCGCCGGCTGGTACCGGTTCGGCTCCGATCCGGCCAGCCCCGACGGCAACGTCGTGATCTCGGCGCACGTCGACGCCCCTGCCTACCCCATCGGCCCGTTCAGCCGGCTGCGCGACCTGGCCGCAGGGGAGGTCGTCGAGGTGACGGATGCCGCGGGCGCGGCGCATCGCTATTCCGTCGAGTCCGTCACCTACTACCCGAAGGCGGACCTCCCCGTGAGTGAGCTGTTCGCCCGCGCGGGCACGAGGGATCTCGTGCTGATCACGTGCGGTGGCGCGTTCGACTCCACGACGGGTCGTTACGCCGATAACGTGGTCGCCATCGCGACCCCGATCCCCTGAGCCGGCGAGGATGCCGACCGCGATGAGGATGAGAGGACACAGCGTGGAAGAGGCGCACGAGCGGGAGCTGAGCGATCGCTTCCGCGCCGGCGACGAGCGGGCGCTCGAGGAGATCTACCGGCGATGGTCGCCGGTCGTCTTCACCATGGCGCTGCGATTCGTCGGCGACCGCGGCGACGCCGAGGACGTGACGCAGAAGGCATTCGTCTCGGCGTGGACCTCGCGGCAGTCCTACGACCCGGCGAAGGCGAAGCTGTCGACGTGGCTGATCGCGATCACGCGTCGCCGCATCGCCGACACGCTCGAGGCGCGGGCGCGGGTACGCGCGCTGCAGGAGGAGCTGCAGCGGTTCACGACCCCCGAGGACGTGGTCGGCGGCGAGATCGACCTGGGCGACCGACTGCTCCTGGCGGACGAGATCGACAGGCTCGAGCCGGATGCCCGCCGCGTGCTGCGGCTGGCGTTCTACGACGACCTCACACACGAGCAGATATCGGAGAGGCTGGGCATGCCGCTCGGTACCGTGAAGAGCCATATCCGACGAAGTCTCACCCGCCTGCGCAGTCGATTGGAGGTCGGCCATGTCGCATCTTGATCCTGACCGGCTCTCGCTGATCGCGCTCGGCGAAGCAGCGAGCGAAGACGAGCGCCGCCACCTCGATGTGTGCGACGAGTGCGCCCTCGAGCTCGCAGAGCTGGAGTACACGGTCGTCGTCGGCCGCTCGACCGTCGCGCTCGGCGACCTGCAGGCGCCTCCCGACCGGGTCTGGGACCGCATCGCCGCCGAGCTGCACCTGGGCGCGGCCTCCGGGGACGAGGGCGGGTCGGCCGACGCGACGCGCGTGGCAGGTGACGAGGCATCCGTCCCCGTCGCCGACCGGTCCGACTCGACTCGCGCGCCGTCCGCCGAGAAGCCGCACCGCCGCCGAGGCATCCGGCTCCTGTTCGCCCTCGCGGCCAGCCTCGCGCTCATCGTCGCCGTCGTCGGCGTGTGGACCTTCGTTCGCCAGCCCGAGCCCGTCGAGCTGGCCTCGGCGACGCTCGAGGCCTTCCCCGCGCACCCCGGCGCGGCCGGCACGGCCGTCGTGGTGGAGCAGCCCGACGGCGAGCGGCAGATCGAGGTCGACCTCGACGACAGCGAGCCCGACGACGGCTTCCGCGAGGTGTGGCTGATCAGGGCGGACGCCTCGGCGCTCGTCAGCCTGGGCGTGCTGGAAGGCCGCACGGGTGTGTTCTCGGTGCCCGACGACATCGACCTGCGTGAGTACGTGCTCGTGGACATCTCCCAGGAGCCGGCGGACGGCGACCCCGACCATTCCGGAGACTCGATCGTGCGAGGTGAGCTCGGGTTCGCGTGAGGATCGCAGCCGGCGCCCCCAACAGGTGGCGCCGCCGGCGACTGCCACATGCCGGGCTGCGGCGCAAGCCGCTCCGCTCGGCGGCTTGCCGCGCCTATCGTCGTGGACACCGGAAGCCCGTCGACGACAGGAGCATGGCGATGTCGCGCAACGTGAGAGTGCTGAAGTGCACACCGGAGGACGTGTTCGAGGTGCTGAGCGACGGGTGGCTCTACCCCGCGTGGGTGGTCGGTGCGTCCCGCATGCGCGAGGTCGACGAGCGCTGGCCGCACGAGGGGGCCGAGGTGCATCACTCGTTCGGCGTCTGGCCGCTGCTGATCGACGACAAGACTGTGGTGGAGGAGTACGCCCCACCGGAGCGCGTGGTCATGAAGGCGCGCGGGTGGCCGATCGGCGAAGCGCGCGTGACGATCGACGTCAAGCCGCGGGGTACAGAGTGCGTCGTCCGCATCCAGGAGGAGGCGGTCGCCGGCCCGGGACGGCTGGTGCCCGAGCCCCTGCTCGACCTCCCGCTGCACTGGCGCAACAGTGAGACGCTGCACCGCCTCGCCTACCTCGCGGAGGGCCGCGCGACGCGGCGCACGGCGGCGTCGACCGCCGAGAAGGAGATGGCCGCGAGCGGGGAGACGGCCGAGAGCGGGGAGACGGCCGAGAGCGGGGAGACGGCGGCGAGCGAGGCGTCGACGCCGTGAACGCCCGTGCGCGAGTGGGAGGCGACGACCTCGACGCCGTGATCGTGGGGGCGGGCCCCAACGGTCTGGCCGCCGCCGTCACGCTCGCGCGCGCGGGACTGCGCGTGCGCGTCTTCGAGCGTGCCGACCAGGCGGGCGGTGGCGCGGCCACCCGCGAGCTGACAGTCCCGGGGTTTCGACACGATGTCTGCTCGGCCGTGCACCCCATGGCGTTCGAGTCGCGGTTCTTCCGCGAGTTCGGGCTGCGCGAGCGGGTCGACTTCGTCGTCCCCGAGATCTCGTTCGGGCATCCGCTCGACGGAGGGCGGGCCGGCATCGCGTACCGCGACCTGACCCGCACCCGCGACAACCTGGGCAGAGACGGCCGTGCGTACGAGCAGCTCCTGCGCGGCCTTGTGGAGCGCGCGACCGCGGTGGCGGACTTCACCGGTTCGACGCTGCTGCAGATTCCGCCCGACCCCGTCACGACCATCGCGTTCGGCCTGCGTGCCCTCGAGCAGGGGACACCCGCGTGGAACGCCCGGTTCCACGAGGATGTCGCGCCCGCGATGCTCACCGGCGTCGCAGCGCACACGATCCTGTCCCAGCCGAGCGTGGCCGCCGCCGGCGCCGGACTCGCGCTCACCGCGTACGCCCATGCTCGCGGCTGGCCGATCCCGGTCGGCGGAAGCCAGGCTATCATCGACGCGATGGTCGACGATCTGCGGTCCCATGGCGGGGAGGTCGTGCTGGACCACGAGGTCACCTCGCTGGCGGCGCTTCCGGCGGCGCGCGTGACGGTGCTGGATGTCACGCCGAAGGCGCTCATCCGACTCGCCGGCGACGCGTTGCCGGAGCGCTACCGCACGGCGCTGCGACGCTTCCGGTACGGCGACGGGGTGGCGAAAGTGGATTTCGCGCTCAGCGAGCCCGTCCCATGGACGCACCCGGAACTGCGCCACGCGGGGACGGTGCACGTCGGCGGCACGCGCGGCGAGGTGGCCGATGCCGAGAACCAGGTCAATCGCGGACGCATGCCTGCGCGACCGTATGTGCTGGTGTCGCAGCCCACCCTCTTCGACTCCACCCGCGCGCCCGCGGGGATGCACACGCTGTGGACGTACACGCACGTGCCCGCCGGCGACCCCGTCGACCGTCGGGAAGCCGTCATCGGGCAGATCGAGCGGTTCGCTCCCGGCTTCCGCGACACCATCATCGCCACGAGCTCCCGGAGCGCCCGGGAGGTCGAGCGGCACAATCCCAACTACCCGGGCGGCGACATCGCGGCGGGTGCACCGACGTTCGCGCAGATTCTCGGCCGTCCCGTGCTGAGCGCCGATCCCTGGCGCACACCGATGCCGGGGGTGTACCTCGCCTCGGCGTCGACCGCGCCCGGACCCGGTGTCCACGGGCTGCCAGGGTGGTACGCCGCACTCAGCGCACTCCGCCACGACTTCGGAACCCGTGCGCTGCCCGACCTGTCCCCCCGCAGGCGCGCCGGCTGACGGGCGCCGGCCACCGGCATCCGCTCACCTGTCAAGGGGGAGGGCGCCGTCGCGGATGCCGCCTACCGTCAGTGCATGGAACCGCAACGCGAGAACCCCGACGCCGCCTCATCGACCTCTTCGAAGGAGCGGCTGAGCCCGCTGTCCGAGCAGGACTCGTTGCGCAAGGACATGAGCTACAGCCCGGGCAGCGAGACCGAGACCCAGCGCAAGCAGGAGGACGAGCTGCCGGACTCCCTCGACCCCGACATCGACGCGGACGCGGTGAACGTCGTTCCGGGCACCGGGGGGCCGGACGACGTCGGCGATGTCGAGGTGGACCCTGACGAGCTCAACCTCCCCGGGCGGGCGGCGGACGCATGAGCCGCGGGGAGGCCCCCGTCGTCGTGATCACCGGCGCCTCCAGCGGCATCGGCCGCGAGACCGCCCGCCGGTATGCGAAGAAGAACGCAAGGCTCGTACTGGCTTCGCGCAGCCGGCCGGCCCTCGAGACGGTTGCCGACGAGTGCCGCGCGCTGGGCGCACGGGCCCTGGCCGTTGCCACCGATGTCACGGACGAGGAGGCGGTGCGCACGCTCGCGGCCACCGCCGTACGAGAGTTCGGGCGCATCGATGTGTGGGTGGGCAACGCCGGCGTGTTCTCCTACGGGACGTTCGAGGAACTCCCCGCCGCGGTGTTCCGTCAGGTCGTGGAGACGAACCTGATGGGTCAGGTGCACGGTGCCCGTGCCGTGCTCCCGCATTTCCGGCGCCAAGGATCGGGCATGCTGGTGCTGGTCGGCTCGCTGTACTCGCGCGTCGGCTCACCCGGGAAGGCACCGTACGTCACCAGCAAGTGGGGTCTGCTCGGGTTCGCGGAGGCGCTGCGCCAGGAGCTGCGCGGCTCCGGCATCCGCGTCCGCGTGGTCCTTCCCGGCACAGTGGACACGCCGATCTATCAGCACGCCGCCAACGTCACCGGACGCCGCGTGCACCCGCTGCCGCCGGCCTCGTCCCCGGCCCGCGTGGCGCGGGCGATCGTCCGGTCGCCGTCCCGTCGGCGTCACGCGGCCTTCGTCGGGCGCACGCAGACGGCGGTGCTTCCGGTGCATCGCTACGCGCCGCCCGTCTACGACACCGCGGCCAGATGGGTCAAGGAGAACGTAGAACTGCGCGGGGGAGACGCCGAGCCGACGGACGGCACGGTGTTCGTCGCGCCGACCGAAGCGAGCCCCTCCACCGGCGGCTGGCGATCCCTGCGCGCGAGGCTGGTGACGGGCGCGTTGGCCTCAGCGGTCGTGTCGCTGCTGGTGGCGCAGGTCCGCCGCGCTTGAGGGGGGCCGGCAGGGTCGCCCGCAGCGGGCGGGGTCACCAGCCCCGGGTCAGCGGAAGCCCTCCATCTGGGTGCGCTCGTCGGCAACGCGCACGCCGTAGCGGTAGGCGAGCTTGCCGCCGAGCCAGCCCGAGACGCCGAGGGCTCCGAGTCCGATGATGCTGAGGATGAACCCGACGATGCTCACCTGATCGTCGTCGTCGGCCGACAGCCGGACGAGGAGGTTGATGACGAAAAGCACGGTGACGCCGAGGTTCAGCGCCATGTGGATGGTCGCGGTGCGCCGCGCCACGGTGCTGCGGCCGAGCTGCAGGTAGTCGAGGAAGCCCCAGATGGCGGCGAGCACGGCTCCGACGAGCCCGATGACGATGAGGATCCAGGCGGCCCGGATGTACGGCTCGGGGTCCTCAGAGACGAGGCC from the Microbacterium atlanticum genome contains:
- a CDS encoding anti-sigma factor — its product is MSHLDPDRLSLIALGEAASEDERRHLDVCDECALELAELEYTVVVGRSTVALGDLQAPPDRVWDRIAAELHLGAASGDEGGSADATRVAGDEASVPVADRSDSTRAPSAEKPHRRRGIRLLFALAASLALIVAVVGVWTFVRQPEPVELASATLEAFPAHPGAAGTAVVVEQPDGERQIEVDLDDSEPDDGFREVWLIRADASALVSLGVLEGRTGVFSVPDDIDLREYVLVDISQEPADGDPDHSGDSIVRGELGFA
- the smpB gene encoding SsrA-binding protein SmpB, with product MPRERGEKVVATNRRARHEYAIEKTYEAGLVLTGTEVKSLREGRANLTDGYAYIDGGEAFLDAVHIPEYSQGHWTNHSAKRTRKLLLHKDEIIKLSHAVSAGGYTLVPLKLYFSDGRAKVEIAVAKGKREFEKRQTIREREDKREAERAMRTRNRLGE
- a CDS encoding SRPBCC family protein; protein product: MSRNVRVLKCTPEDVFEVLSDGWLYPAWVVGASRMREVDERWPHEGAEVHHSFGVWPLLIDDKTVVEEYAPPERVVMKARGWPIGEARVTIDVKPRGTECVVRIQEEAVAGPGRLVPEPLLDLPLHWRNSETLHRLAYLAEGRATRRTAASTAEKEMAASGETAESGETAESGETAASEASTP
- a CDS encoding RNA polymerase sigma factor — translated: MRGHSVEEAHERELSDRFRAGDERALEEIYRRWSPVVFTMALRFVGDRGDAEDVTQKAFVSAWTSRQSYDPAKAKLSTWLIAITRRRIADTLEARARVRALQEELQRFTTPEDVVGGEIDLGDRLLLADEIDRLEPDARRVLRLAFYDDLTHEQISERLGMPLGTVKSHIRRSLTRLRSRLEVGHVAS
- a CDS encoding SDR family NAD(P)-dependent oxidoreductase; the protein is MSRGEAPVVVITGASSGIGRETARRYAKKNARLVLASRSRPALETVADECRALGARALAVATDVTDEEAVRTLAATAVREFGRIDVWVGNAGVFSYGTFEELPAAVFRQVVETNLMGQVHGARAVLPHFRRQGSGMLVLVGSLYSRVGSPGKAPYVTSKWGLLGFAEALRQELRGSGIRVRVVLPGTVDTPIYQHAANVTGRRVHPLPPASSPARVARAIVRSPSRRRHAAFVGRTQTAVLPVHRYAPPVYDTAARWVKENVELRGGDAEPTDGTVFVAPTEASPSTGGWRSLRARLVTGALASAVVSLLVAQVRRA
- a CDS encoding SIMPL domain-containing protein, which codes for MSDVVITVRGEHETRIAPERAVAHLTIRAEGPERGAVVERISALTEPIRDDLAARKTAGTVAEWTSQRVSVWSERPWSNEGRRLAPVHYATVDFSVTFTDFAVLSWWAGDVAEREGVQLGWIEWKLTPETRASVERSVATEAVGVAVARAAAYAGALGLADVAALEIADLGLLGRPERPEMAPGPRMMVAKASFAADAGGGAPAVQLQPEDIVISAAVEARFAAR
- a CDS encoding DUF4397 domain-containing protein yields the protein MRNKILAGIAAGAVAALGLMVAPATAATAGGAQLSVLHGIPDTPVDVYVNGDLTIDDFQPGDLAGPLDLPAGAYEVVLTAPDATDASSPVLGPVSVTLEAGVNYTAVAHLNEGGEPTVTPFVNDTAATAAGEGRLTVRHVAAAPAVDVLAGGSPVIEDLTNPNEATLNLAAGTISASVAAAGTTDPVLGPTDVTVEEGALTIVYAWGSLEDDNLAVAVQTISGLHSAPDGVPSGSGGQLAERDAMMQSLFVFAGLAIAAAVAGSVIAVRARANR
- a CDS encoding class F sortase; translation: MTRATAGALTALAVVLVLAGCGSGQAEPTPPRAAPTVTATPTPAPTSTVDVPIAAATQAPVRNPQPPVRVVAASVDVDVPVVPVGVETGGFMELPVDPAIAGWYRFGSDPASPDGNVVISAHVDAPAYPIGPFSRLRDLAAGEVVEVTDAAGAAHRYSVESVTYYPKADLPVSELFARAGTRDLVLITCGGAFDSTTGRYADNVVAIATPIP
- a CDS encoding phytoene desaturase family protein, which encodes MNARARVGGDDLDAVIVGAGPNGLAAAVTLARAGLRVRVFERADQAGGGAATRELTVPGFRHDVCSAVHPMAFESRFFREFGLRERVDFVVPEISFGHPLDGGRAGIAYRDLTRTRDNLGRDGRAYEQLLRGLVERATAVADFTGSTLLQIPPDPVTTIAFGLRALEQGTPAWNARFHEDVAPAMLTGVAAHTILSQPSVAAAGAGLALTAYAHARGWPIPVGGSQAIIDAMVDDLRSHGGEVVLDHEVTSLAALPAARVTVLDVTPKALIRLAGDALPERYRTALRRFRYGDGVAKVDFALSEPVPWTHPELRHAGTVHVGGTRGEVADAENQVNRGRMPARPYVLVSQPTLFDSTRAPAGMHTLWTYTHVPAGDPVDRREAVIGQIERFAPGFRDTIIATSSRSAREVERHNPNYPGGDIAAGAPTFAQILGRPVLSADPWRTPMPGVYLASASTAPGPGVHGLPGWYAALSALRHDFGTRALPDLSPRRRAG
- a CDS encoding DUF2231 domain-containing protein; translation: MSENTPQQRAKRPRTGLAGPYGHPFHPILVTIPIGAWVASLVFDIIGLVSEDPEPYIRAAWILIVIGLVGAVLAAIWGFLDYLQLGRSTVARRTATIHMALNLGVTVLFVINLLVRLSADDDDQVSIVGFILSIIGLGALGVSGWLGGKLAYRYGVRVADERTQMEGFR